One segment of Nothobranchius furzeri strain GRZ-AD chromosome 13, NfurGRZ-RIMD1, whole genome shotgun sequence DNA contains the following:
- the LOC107372784 gene encoding uncharacterized protein gives MAVQQKFPMRIILCEGDIRKMTMTTRPETLQDLVDWLKDGLQANYGFSLQYQEPEFDNALCNLTDVSELPEKPTIKIIPTIELVPVTTTPEISSDAVSLADTEILSVSSLERSSPWPEDFQIPKFPVDVEYRLRQGNLLYMRDGVLLKITKDLKHEILDKLAETIYAFKAYTDKQDFEAVAKALVQIHPCLKESGSSRGWDGWKNSLKFKMENYRSKMRQLGRADVAVNGGKRGRYSASFDPPNKDIKKPKKGEINFLPDYPEGMDDRNLEETRQVLVNEMKKKPNGSLIKKRNGCDLCPAQKRSCQR, from the coding sequence ATGGCTGTGCAACAGAAATTTCCTATGAGGATTATTCTCTGCGAGGGAGATATAAGAAAAATGACAATGACAACACGACCTGAAACACTCCAGGATTTGGTTGACTGGCTCAAAGACGGTCTCCAAGCAAACTACGGCTTCAGCCTACAATACCAAGAGCCAGAATTTGACAATGCATTATGCAATCTTACAGATGTGTCCGAGCTCCCAGAGAAACCAACCATCAAAATTATTCCTACTATTGAGCTTGTTCCAGTCACTACAACTCCAGAGATTTCATCTGATGCAGTCAGCCTGGCAGACACCGAGATCTTGTCTGTCTCTTCTCTTGAAAGAAGCTCTCCCTGGCCAGAGGATTTTCAAATTCCAAAATTTCCGGTAGATGTAGAGTATAGACTTCGACAAGGTAATCTGCTGTACATGAGGGATGGAGTCCTCCTGAAAATAACAAAAGACTTAAAACACGAAATTCTTGACAAGTTGGCTGAGACCATCTATGCCTTCAAAGCATACACAGATAAGCAGGACTTTGAAGCTGTTGCAAAAGCCTTAGTACAAATACATCCATGCCTCAAAGAATCTGGTTCATCTcgtggatgggatggatggaaaAACAGTTTGAAGTTTAAAATGGAGAACTACAGATCCAAAATGCGGCAGTTGGGCAGAGCTGATGTGGCTGTGAATGGAGGTAAACGTGGAAGGTACTCCGCAAGTTTTGACCCCCCGAACAAAGACATCAAGAAGCCAAAGAAAGGGGAAATAAACTTCCTGCCTGACTATCCGGAAGGGATGGATGACCGCAACCTGGAAGAAACTCGTCAGGTGTTGGTTAATGAAATGAAGAAAAAGCCAAATGGTTCCCTTATAAAAAAGAGAAATGGATGTGACCTTTGCCCTGCGCAGAAAAGAAGTTGTCAAAGATGA